The Glycine soja cultivar W05 chromosome 19, ASM419377v2, whole genome shotgun sequence genomic sequence aaacgcTTTGTTAGCAGTGTTTCTGACTCGTGGAATCAAAATTAGCTTGCCAGCATTGAGAGAGATGCGAAGCCGGAACTCAAAACTGCAGAAGCAGCCAAACAAATACGGGCAAGTTAGACATTTGATGGTTCCATTCAGCAGTGCTTTATCTTTAATGAGTAAAAATGTAGAaagggagaaggaaaaagaggcaAACACAGTTTGAATCCATATATACCTACAGGGTGTCTTTAAGTCAACTTCTGTTGACTTCAATATTAGATCCACAGATGACTGATTGTCTAAGGGAGGAAGAGGTGAAGGGTCCCTATCCAATGACCACATCCTGTTTCTTGCAAATCCATGTTGTTCAAGTGAACTGAGATCACCAAACTGAAATAGAAATTGCATTGAAAATGTTCAACAAAAGTCAAATATGTTTTCACCACCAGTGAGATGAAATAAAACTAACCCGTGCTAGGCAAGCTGATATTCCTCCTCTGATTGCTTTATGCTGTTTCTTGTTAGCCTGTTCAGTAAAACATCCCCATAAATAACATCAATTATATGTAAACTATCGcaaataaatgaaacaaatttaaaagaaatttgatCTTCAAATATCATTCAAGGTTGACAATAAAATAGAGAACATGAATTCAACTTCAAGCACTAATTTTGCATTAGTGCTTCTTatgaatgtttttaaaatttaaatcaatacaGAATTTGAAAGGTCATGTTATATATTCTGTTAATTAATTAGCTAGACATGTTACGTCATATTGCTAACATTCCTGCAGCAGCTATTGCCTTTCAAAATGGAAAGCTTCTTATGCATAGAACAACACCACTGTGGAAATTAAAATATCCAGTAAAAATTAATCTGAAGACAAATTATGATAGATTGTTATCGACGgtaagattattaattttttgtataattacTTTGAAATTTATATTGTGGACGCCTTCTAATTTGTGGACAATAAAAAAACTtcagtttgttaattttttgtataattacTTTGAAATTTATATTGTGGACGCCTTCTAATTTGTGgacaataaaaaaacttacagTTTACTCGttacatgaaaattaaactctacTATTTTTTTACCTTACTGCTCATAAAAAGAAGTTCTTCCTTTCGATGATTCTTCCAAGAAATAATCTGCCCTCCATAAAGAAGAACctgaaattatatttcaatcagATAAGAACTGTTATGTGAAATTACCATTTCCATATCAGATCTATATTGTTAAACCATgactgattttattttaaaactatattcATGTTGGTCCAATAGTGTTGAAtacaaaaatttagaatttactCAAATGACAAGGTTTGTATCACCTGCCTAAGCATAGATTCTGTACTCAGAAGATCTAATAAGATGTTAGCACTCACTGCTTCAGATGGCCATAGATTATTAATGAAGTCCAGAATATGAAAAACTTTCTCAAAATCCttcaaaaaaaaagtattccTAATTTAGACCTTCTATAACTTATATCTAAAGTTGATAATAAGCTAGACAATCTATAACCAGCCCATCAAATTTAAAGCATAATATGAGCATACAATATATTGCAAGGAAATCCCATTTTCCCAACACAAAAAGACCCTTTATATCATAAGGACTTGAGAAGGAGTTGTAAGGTTGGTTGGGTGGTtaagaaagaaggaaaggagGAAAAGGTCACGAGTTCGATCCATCtgactaataaaaaaactaacaattaatatttttccatACAAAAAGgacttgacaaacacaaaagGTGAAACCAACCTCAGCTGATGAACCCTTTGGCTCAGTCAATATAATCCGTGGCAATCCATCTTTGTCCTGAAATATGTTCAACGGCATTGGTTGCAAATGATTTTACTTTCACCTTGCTCCAATCCAGCTGCAAGcaaccaaaacaagaaacagATTTCAGTTTTCATCTGCACTAGTCACCATAACAACACCACACCATATAcacataaaaaaagttatattacaTAAAAAGATCGATCACCATGAACCCTTTTGCAACACAAAAGGaccctttataaaaaaaatggatgagattttcatttttcaagcaGAAGAAAGCATAAGGAATAGTAAGAAAGAAGCAATTACCTATTGAGTTGTATGAAAAAAGGGGTTAGTGTACTTTGGTGGCTAATTTTTactataatattattaagtGTGTATCAGTTTGGTGTTGCAAGAGGCAGAGGCAATGGCAATAACTCTGCCTTTCTTCAAGAGTCCATGTTAGattttgtatgttatatatAAGGCTATTATAGATGTGAAACCGTGAAGGAGCAAAAAAGTGAGGCTGGTTAACGTTGAAGTTGGAGAATATCCAACAGAAATCAACCGCTGGCATCGGATTCTATGTTCCatatgtctttttcaagagttAACTATCTGAAATGTTGTGTTCTGGTTGGTCCACCTGGTACACGTGACCAATATTTCTGCCATGTTAATGTTAAAgttataataatagtaataaaaagaaATCTATGATAATATGAACGGTGTGCAAATTACATAAAGTTGACCAAAATCAAATCGATAACaatattgaaactaaaattagTGGTGCTGATATATGTTTCTGTGCAGTGGGGCTTTAGTGTTATGCAGATTTCTATTCGTATACTGTTCAATTACTAATCAAAGCATTGAATGTATTGTTGAATCCTCAAATGAGTGAAATAATAAGTTTTACTACATCAAAGAAATTCTTGGGAATGTCGATTACAAATTTTCAGTCATTAATTTAAGTGAGTAATTTTGCGATATGACTACTAAATCCATTAGGAAATAGTTGTGACCATTATCGATATGCATGTGTACTGGCAATTTCTAAAGGAGACCACTCTTTGTATTGAGATTAGAAAAGACACACCAAAGATATGTGAAAGGATTTTGTAGAGAAcgctattatttttataattttattgggtTTTGTAGAgtgatatatattataatagaaGTTTTTTAAAGTTTGTTTAGAAATTTGTATAatctttatttgaaataatgGATATTTTGTTGGAGTTTCCATAGTCATGAATAAGCTGTCGAATCATGTTGCATATGTGTGTCCAATGTTTTTTCTATAGTGTACTTTGtgttctgttttcattttttatgattgtAGTAATCACTTAGTCTGTGCCTTCAATCCaaacatatttcttttttaagaatattCGAAGATTTATTACAACTCGCATACTCCATTCGATTAACTGAAATAGACCCTCTGTACAATCCAAACACATCTATTGATCTATATATGCATACTCCAGCTTATTTCATGTAATGAAAAACTCCAAACCCAGCTTATTCAAACGCATTGCCAAAACCAAAATGAACAATTTTTGTTGGCAAGTTTTTTGCACCCTTTGCTTTACATCGATCCTTATATCAGTTATATGTTGTTTGGAGAAACAAAAACATCTTGTACGCTGATCCTTGCACGTTGTTTGGAGAAAAATAGACATCAtgtttgaaaaagaaatatctTCAAATACTACGAAAAAAGTAATGCCtgaataatgtaataaaaaaagtttaatctaATGTTAGGATTTTTATAACTACACccaattagaaattattttttttatataatttaaaataattaatacaaaaatcatcaattttattataaataacatgataatataaaaaatgccaTATGATATATttggtcttttattttattttttgttcaattttatactttatcttttaaaaaactcattttaatcatttatttttattaaaaggtcGGAAATGATCTTTAATGTTGATGTCGTACCATCCACTTTCTTTTTGTTATGTCTTTGTGCATCTTCCACCATTGTTTTTTCTCAAGTCATACATTCCaagtttagaaagaaaaaaaattaccttttGTAATGGTTTTTAGaggtcaatatttttatattattaacggTGGGTTAAGTTTACCCTAATGGAAGAAATaatttgaacattttaattaataaaagattaaagtaaactttttaaaagataaaaatcaaattaaactcaaaaaataaaataaagaaccaaataaatcactggcctataaaaaaaattcactttgaTATAGACAAAATACAATACATAGCAAATAGTTTTGtattattataatacaaattcaTACAATTGGTgtgctaaaaatatatatataaaatattataagaatattgtaaaaaatattatatgataaaataatgtaagtctattaatgaaaaatgactcaattttttaattaaaaaaatcaaaaaatataaagaaccataatgaaaaaattaatttgtcaaaaaataatgtaaagttaaaaaattgacgttcaaaattttgaacagtttttatataaatataaatataaagtacAAAATATCAAAGAATCTAATTTGATTGGTTGAAAGTGTGtaagaatttttataaatttattgttatcgGAATTTGATTCTcctgtaaataaaaaaacatatagttAGAAATATCTCCTTTTCATTGTATTcaagagggaaaaaaaacagagaaaaagaGAAGTCGAAGAACATCCAGCAGTAACAATTggaattttctaatttttttttttataaaaactcaTCTATTCTAATAGTAGTAACATTCTCAAATTTGCCTGACTTTTCAGAAACCTAACATAAATTCTCCAAGGAACAATCATCTATCAATATTTGTGAAAGATAttcttaatgtttttgtttggtgCGGTGGCGTTCACAGCTAAGCTAGCTAGAAGTTGCGTTCTATCTACGCGGATTTGAGTGGACAGAAGAAAACCCAGAAAGAAACAAGTTGTGGGCCAAAAGCATCACAATCTTAAATACTCCTATTTGCCGCACAAACCTAACATGGGAATGGAAAATGATCTATGAATGTAGGATTTATGGATAAGTTTACTCTATTTTCTTGTACTATAATATAGAAGGGCGGTGATGAGGTGACCAAAGCATATTGAAGCCTATGTTCCATACACAAGTTTGTCAATTTCATGCtacaaaaagtttttaaaaaaagtagaaCACTACTCATGCTTTATCAAACTACCACCACAAGTTGGCagacaaaatttaaatgtaatattGATCGAAGGATTAAATGGTGGAGTATAAGTGTGAAATGAGAGGTTTATGTTAAATATTAGGGTTGAAGATGAGTTGAgctaaattgaattaaatttcacTTGAAAAGAATTGATTCGATTTGAAGTTTGACTTAATTCAAACTCTCAAATAATTCAGTTTAACTTGTCATCTTAATtcgatttaaaatataattattttacataccttaattataaaaataatatttttttgattctaGGTCAAATATTACAAATGTTTCTCAACCTATTGGATCAGAGAGCAATCACTCATGTTGCTCGACTGTTGTTGGCTCAAGAAAATCAAACATTGATTCTTACATATATGATTCTTTCACATGTAAATGCAATAGGATCTTATTGTGTTAaccttataaattaaaataaaataattaaaaaataattatataaattaataatataaaagatataatttaatttatatattattaaataataaatttgttaacataCATTAATTAACTTAGTTTTCAATTTGAGTACATTACcaagttataattaaattatctcAAAATATACTAACATAACTTGCTAGCATACTCTAATGTAAAAACAAGTCGgtaaatataaacatatatatatatgagagagagaggcatcaaattaattattattaaattattttttatctttattatttattttcttaaaatttaataattttaatgagtaattaataataatcattagattttaagaaaatgaataataaaaatagagaataaCTCTAAAAGCATTACTCATGGAATAAGTTATCCATTGAGGGAGAGAGATGTTTATTTACAAACCAAGTtaataagacttttttttaatgagcttaatttttaattcatgtttaacttatttaattcataaactaaattcaactatttaattatttaattgagaCTCAAATTATCTGTTGAAGGTGATTTGATTAATTGCATGTCAGCCTTGTTAAATAGAAAACCTAAAACACAACAGATTCTTCAAGTTACCTTGTTTTGAACTCCATCACACGTACAACATCTTCTTCAAGTGTCTTATTACGAGTGGCTTTCTCAACCCAGAATCTGCAATGGTGCTCTTTAACGTACATATGATTGGCTTTATATATATACCTGTTGGTGTTTTGGGTTTCGAATTAATGTGTATTCGCTGGATGATACCTATAAGTATTTGTTGAAGCAAGCAATATTCAGCATTTCATCTTATACTGTGAAGGGGCCgggaaaaataaatcttatgGTTTCGGTTTCTTCCTGCTTTAATTATCATTACTGGTACGTGCATGCGTTTTGTGACCCTTGGTTATTTTTCTGTTATATTGTAAAGGAAAATCTAATTAATCATCTAAAAAAGCAAATTAgaaatcctatatatatatatatatatatatatatatatatatcataataattaaCACAAATTATAAACACCCCTTTTTCCCTCACGATCGAGTATCAGTCAAATTCACCCGGATATATCATCATAACTAAACTGAGAAATAAAGCCAATGATAAAATTTGTTTCAGGTACGTAACTCTAACATTCGCCGACAAATTCACCCATTTTAAGTACCTACGAAATGCATTTCTCTATTATTCGTCTTTTCgagttgataaaataattaaaggcaATCGTTGAGATAGACATGGAAATCTTTCATAGATATCATCATGACCCagtgataattaaataatttgtgtaCTTACGTGAATTTATAAGCAACAGATAGGAAAGTATCAGCAACAGAGGAATATATATGGGGGGGAAAAAATCAATACATAAGGACAACAAAGATTCCTGTTTATTAGTCATGCATTTCAACGACTGGAAACTGTTTAAACATGCTAGCCAGAAATTTAAGTAGTGTTGCTCATTATACTCAAACAATAATAGATGGAAAGTGAATTGAAGACGGCGATGCCTCTTGTTTTATATTAAAAGgataatacaaaaaaatcaacaacttaatttataataaaagtaaTGCTTCCAAATCAAACTATGAAGATAGAGATGGTGTACAactgatcatatatatataatcaatattAATAACGTTTTTTCTAGTCCACAACTTCATTGCCTCTCTTCTTATATATGAAacaagagaaggaaaaagaaaattaaagttatGGA encodes the following:
- the LOC114400319 gene encoding putative glucose-6-phosphate 1-epimerase isoform X1, which translates into the protein MPLNIFQDKDGLPRIILTEPKGSSAEDFEKVFHILDFINNLWPSEAVSANILLDLLSTESMLRQVLLYGGQIISWKNHRKEELLFMSSKANKKQHKAIRGGISACLARFGDLSSLEQHGFARNRMWSLDRDPSPLPPLDNQSSVDLILKSTEVDLKTPCSFEFRLRISLNAGKLILIPRVRNTANKAFSFSFTLCNYLSVSDISEVRIEGLETLDYFDNLLNRSRFTEQADALTFDGEMDRVYLHSPTKIAIIDHEKKRTFVLQKKGMPDAVVWNPWGKKAKAIPDLGDDDYKIMMCVNSAAIDTPILLKPSEEWMGYQELSTVSSSYCSGQLDPRKVLYGFH